The DNA region ACCACATAATCGAGGATGCAACAGGAAGGGATGTTGAGGGCCTCGAGAACCAGGAACTTACAGAGATCATATCAGATGAGGCTATAAGGTGCCCGAGGTGTGGTGGACACCTGACCCATGTATGGAGCTACAACCTCATGTTCCAGACCCTGATAGGGGCTAAAGGCAAAAAAACAGGGTACCTCAGACCTGAAACTGCCCAGGGGATATTCATACCCTTCAAGAGGCTTCTGAGGTTCTTCAGAAACCGCCTGCCATTTGGTGTTGTTCAGCTGGGCAAATCATACCGGAATGAGATATCCCCCAGGCAGGGTGTTATAAGGCTCCGTGAGTTCACCCAGGCAGAGGCAGAGATATTCGTCAACCCTGAAGACAAGTCACACCCAGAGTTTGATACTGTCAAAGGGGATAAACTCAGATTATATTCTGCAGATGCCCAGCTTGATGGTTCAGAGCCCTCTGAGATGACTGCGGCTGAAGCGGTTGAAAAGGGCATTGTATCAAGTGAAATACTCACATACCACCTCTGCCTTGCAAAGAGGTTCCTCACAGATATAGGTATACCCGAGGATGCCCTGAGGTTCAGGCAGCACCTTCCGTCTGAAATGGCCCACTATGCAATTGACTGCTGGGACGTTGAGGCGTTCACAGATTCCTATGGGTGGATAGAGATCATAGGTATAGCCGACAGGACAGACTATGACCTCAAATCACACAGCCAGTACAGCGGCGAGGACCTCAGGGTTTTCATAGAGTACGAGAAACCAAGGAAGATTAAAAGGCGCACTGTTAAACCTGATATGGGCAGGCTTGGTCCAAGGTTCAGGAAGGACGCTGCAAGGATAGCCCAGGCCCTCAGTGAAATTGAAGCTGATGAAGTGGAAAAAGCGCTCAGGGGTGAGGGCAAATTCATCCTTGACGGTGAATTCGAAATACTGCCAGATGATGTGAGCTTTGGGGACGTGGAGGAGGTTGTGACGGGTGAAAAGGTCTATCCACATGTCATAGAGCCATCATTCGGTATAGACAGAATAATCTACACCCTTCTCTTACATTCCCTTGTGGATGAGAATGACAGGACCTACTTCCAACTTCCGCCGCATGTTGCACCGGTG from Methanothermobacter sp. includes:
- the glyS gene encoding glycine--tRNA ligase, yielding MNHEKTMTVARKRGFLWSSFEIYSGVAGFVDYGPLGATLKNKIMNRWREFYVVREGFYEIESPTIMPEEALKASGHVDHFNDPMTQCKECMDVYRADHIIEDATGRDVEGLENQELTEIISDEAIRCPRCGGHLTHVWSYNLMFQTLIGAKGKKTGYLRPETAQGIFIPFKRLLRFFRNRLPFGVVQLGKSYRNEISPRQGVIRLREFTQAEAEIFVNPEDKSHPEFDTVKGDKLRLYSADAQLDGSEPSEMTAAEAVEKGIVSSEILTYHLCLAKRFLTDIGIPEDALRFRQHLPSEMAHYAIDCWDVEAFTDSYGWIEIIGIADRTDYDLKSHSQYSGEDLRVFIEYEKPRKIKRRTVKPDMGRLGPRFRKDAARIAQALSEIEADEVEKALRGEGKFILDGEFEILPDDVSFGDVEEVVTGEKVYPHVIEPSFGIDRIIYTLLLHSLVDENDRTYFQLPPHVAPVEVSVFPLVNKKEMVEVALDIKRKLRKSGFIAEFDSSGTIGRRYARSDEIGVPFAVTVDHETLEDGTVTLRNRDDCTQIRLKIEELDSKLKEFIKS